In the Castor canadensis chromosome 1, mCasCan1.hap1v2, whole genome shotgun sequence genome, TGGTTCGATTTAGAGCGATATGATGGGAAAATAGATGAAGTGAAGAGAAATGTCTGCACATGTGGGctttcataaaaagaaatgttagaaaatgTGTCTAAAGAGTGAAAATGATGAGAACCCCGGAAGAGATTAGAAAATGAGCTGGAGAATAAGGTAAAGTCTAGGAAACCATAATCATGCTGTAAACTCACACAATGGACCTTCTCTCCAAAGATTtgctgtttactttttatttcctgcCACTTTTCAAAACgtttatgaaaatattcttaagATATTTTCTGAGATTGTTATCTAGAGGTTCAATAATTAACCTCAATTGAAGTATAGTTCTATAGACACTATCAAAATCTCAGAATTTAGCAATTTAGGAAGGACTGAGAATTATGGTAGTATTCCCCTTTAAGGAGTGGATAATTTCACTTTATGGCTGTTACATAGTTGCTAGATGTGAAAAACCCATTCTTAAGCTACAATACTGATATTGCACCTCAAAATTGAActaaaatctcttttctttcaccATGTTTTTCATGTTACGCACTGCTTTTTGAATCCATTGCAATTCCAATTATTTCCTATCTGTGCTTTACTGTTATCATCTATCTGCACTAAGGAATTGCCTGCCCTCTACTGGCAGCCGTTGCATGTATCTTATTACTTTCAGCATCTCTAAGATCTCTTATGCTGATTGAATCCTAATAAATGacatatatttattgaacaaaaCTAACTTTGAAAGTAATTGAGTAATTTCAAAAAAGCGAGTGCTTCTGGTATACTTAGCTTATTCTCCCTTTGAATAAGCAAACACACAGTAGTAATGGAATATAAAAACATTACAGAATTTGTCCTCCTGGGACTTTTTAGTAataacaatatgaaggcttcctGCTCTCTGCTATTCTCACTTTGCTATCTTGCGATTCTCTCAGGAAACCTGGTCATTCTTCTCACCATCAAACTCAGCCACCTTAGTGAGCAgcccatgtatttttttctcagctACTTGTCCTTCATGGATGTCTGTTTCACTTCTACAGTGGCCCCTAATCTGATCATAGATTTATTGGTTCAGTGGAACACCATCTCCTACAATGGCTGCATGGCCCAGATGTTTTATGCACACTTTTTTGGTGCCACTGAGATCTTCATTTTGGTGGTcatggcctatgatcgctatgtAGCCATTTGTAGACCCCTTCACTACATGGTCATCATGAGCAGACAGGTGTGTTATATTCTCATGGTGGCTGCTGTGTTTGGAGCTTTTATCCATTCACTTCTACATGTCTTAATCATTATTGAACTTCCCTTCTGTGGCCCCAATCATATAGACCACTATTTCTGTGACATATTCCCTTTGCTGAAGCTGGCCTGCACTGACACAAGACTCTTGGTTATTATTGTCATTACAACCACAGGGGTGATGTCCATTTTGACCTTTGTTGCCTTGGTAATTTCTTATATCATCATCCTGTCTACACTGAGGACTCACTCATCTGAGGGCCAGCGCAAAGCCCTCTCCACCTGTGGATCTCACATCACTGttgtgtttatgtttttcttgCCCCTCATTTTCACTTATGTTCCCACTGCTGAATCTGTCAGTAATGACAAAGTATTTGCTCTCTTTTACACCATGATTGCCCCCTTGTTCAACCCTCTCATCTACACGCTGAGAAATACAGACATGAAAAATGCCATGTGGAAAGTGTGGTGTTATGAcaaagtgtttgaaaggaattgaTGCCTCTTGTTTTGGAAACTTTGGGCCAATCTTGTTCGGTCCACAGAAGAAATGTCAACAAATGCAGCAGGTAGAGAGGTGGCAAGCTGTCATTGAGAGTTGCAAGACTTGGAGAGAGGCCAATCTCAGCCACCTTTACTGTGTGACTTTAATTCTCTAAGACTGTACATGAGGACATGGATCAGTTAATATCCAGTTCTGATGTTCTGGAGCATATTCTGCACTTAATGATCCCAAACATGATGGATAGTATTGTCTTGTTACTGTAGCAAATTTGAAAGGCTATGTGGTTTGGCAGTTGTGCTTCACCATAGGAAATAGGCATTGTCACTGAGATAACTAtcacagatggagagaaatcctaaGCACTTCCATTTTTAGGTTTgctttgcaattaaaaaaattaaatttgaaaacgtatctattgtacattttaattCCTTATACTAAAATTTATGCCTGTAAAGTAATGTAATTAAATGTAAGTATCCTATTCACCTTGTAGTTGATAGGTGGTGTCACTCAGACTGACTATAGGACAAGGACATCTATAGTTCAGTGACACTTGCCTTGACCAAAGTAAGTTGTTCTCATGTTGGTGCCCACTGTCTAGAGTAGTTGTGACGGGAGCGAGACTCCTGAAACAAGTCTTGGATTCAGCAGCCATGGTTGCGCAGTTTTTGCAGCTTGAGTGGCTGGAGTTGAGTTTCCCTGTTGTATCAATAATGTATTCGAAGCATCCAGACTACCATAACAGTCCAGTTGCTTGCAAAAGAGGGGGCTGCTTGATCGGCAGCTTCTGGGTCCAGGCAGTTGCATATAAGGGAAGGGTCTGCCAGATGTTAATCAAGGGCCCAAATAGCCTACTTCTCACAATTTAGCTTAGTTGTGGGCAAATACATAAAATAGTGTTAACATCAAAGGCATATCATAGTATTGCCATTCTTACTAGCACCTAACAGTGCTTAAACCCCATCCGAATACCCTTATAAAAGGTTGGGTCAGTGTGCAGTTTCACTCTGGCCCCAGGCTTCGGCACTTCACAGTgtctaggccctgggttcaggtCAGCATCCTTGCCTTCAGTTACCAGTCTAGCACCCATGGGCATGGGCTACATGCTTTCCCTGTGTCAGGACAGTCATGGGATCCCATCATCCAGGTCAGCACCTCAGCCACTCCAGTAGCAGACAAAGACCAAGCTGGTCATAGTAGATCCTAATACTGCACTAACTTCCACAAACTCAGTCTCCAGAACAACTCTTATAAACTCAATCAGACTCCAGTTCAGCCCATCCACATATTATTCAGACTTCCTCTGTGCACTCAGGCTCAGACCAATCCCTGAAGCACCACTTATGAGACAAGCACCAGGCTGTTCCTAACCTCCAGATAAGACCCCGTGGACCCAGACTCTAAGCCTGTCTCAAAGTCAGACCAGTTTCTAGATCCAGTATCGTCTATCCTACAGCCTCAGATTCTAGAGTATTAAAGGGGCCCTGCCTTTTCCAGCATACTTAGGGTCCATGTTCACCCCCATAGACACCCTGTGTTAAACAAATCTCCATGGAATGAAGCTCCAAGATCAACATTGTGGACCCAGTCCACAAGCTAACCCTAGTGAACCCAAATCTTCCCCTGTAGACTCAGTTTCTAGGCCTGCACTAATACCAGGCCAGCCTCAGGGGTTGAAATTATTAGTCTTGTCCCAATGGATGCCAGCCAGAACAAGGTTTTTGCAGACTCAAATTCTTTTTCAGTAGACTTTGGCATTTTAGTAAAATATTGTATTGATTATGAAATgctttaataaatataaataaaatatatgtggtGAGTACAGTTAGCACATTTTTCAATTATAGTACAactgtttttgtgtgtttggtgtcagggattaaacccaggtctCATAtctgttaggcaagtgctctaccactgagatgtaACCCAGTCCCCAAAAATGTCTGTATGTGACGTAAGAAGCTAAAAAGGttaaactttttctataaattgAACTTTTATTGTCATACATTTTTCTGCTATGTGTTCTTTAAAGCTCATAGAAAatacattaattcattaattttcatCTTCAATCAGTATTTAGAAAATTTAGGAAGCAAAATTCAATACAAATATGTTGACTCCAGTGctctacatttctttttaatgttcatAATTGTCatctagtgttttttttcttcagcacTGTGTAATTCTTTGAGCATGTATCTTCACTTTTTATTAATTGAAAAAGTAAGTATTTTAGCCCTAATATTGTAGATTATTTTCACTTAATGTAGAATTCTACATTGacgttatttttctttcattaaatatgtGTGTTTTTTGCACAATAAACTCCAAAGTTTCTGACAACAGTCAGCCATCATTATCCTTGTTCCTTTGCATGTAACATGGTATAATATGCTTTTTTGTCTATGCCTAAATAtaagattatttttttattttttcttttgtcatcacAAGGGTTTGCCTAAATATaagattatttcttcattttttcttttgtcatcacAATGCCTTGCCCTTGCAAAACAGGCTCTCTACTacatgagccacacttctagcccttttttaGCTTAAggtattttttggataaggtcttgcaCATTTTTCCCTGGCCAGCCACAGACAGCAGTCCTCCTATCTAGTTCTTCTACATACCTGGGCTTACTGTCAAGCACCATCACATCTAAATTGTTTATTGAAATGgagtgtcactaactttttgcctcagctggcctgaAACATGagcccccccaaccccccttccccctgccaaaCAATCTCAGAGTAGCAGGTATTACATCTGTGTAACACCACTCCCAGACACAAGATTAATTCTTTACACACGGCTTTCAGGTTTTTAAATGTGATATATCTATGTATGGTTTACTTATATTTTCCTTCATAGAGAAGACAGATGTttataataaaacatgaaaatatttcatatttttgcaaTAGATCAGTAGatgataggtgatagatagatagagagataaataGATAATAACTCATTCCTATGACACAAGTGTTACATATGAGCTTTATTAAATTTTAGGGGAGGTgagttgtgtttttaaaatgaacaatgtACCATGACAATCCCTCAGATTCTGAGGAAAAATACTACAACCTTAACAAAATGCCttattttttgggaaaaaaaattcacagcaCACATTGTTCCCTATCATTTAATAGTCCCTCTCACTTTTCCTGAGTGTAGTATAATTACTTAGAAAATTAAGGCCTCATTGTCAACTTGAATTAACATttacaattttaataaatttcccTAGCAATTCTGATGCACCTCGACAATACGAAAGTACAGATTTAGGGTCTCATTAGCACTCTGAAACAGAGGTAGTTAACTTCATTGTACAATTTTTAGAATCTGAAGTTGGATGGAGTCACTATCATTGGGTTGCGTTAGCTCCATTGATCGAAGTTCATGAGTAAGTAAAAATACCAACTAGTTTGTTGTTGAAATAATGAagttataaaaaaatgaaaatattttaggtattatttcaaaaatgttttaaggactatctttttcttcttttttcctgggATTCTTCTTTTACATAGGTTTGAGCTTTTAGTACTGAACTACATGATTCTCACTGAGTCTCACATGTTTAAATTCCTTCTTAtctctctaattttaaaaatattttatccctATGTACAGCATGTTGGTTCATCTTCAAATTAATTGATTCTTTCTTCTAAACTGTACAGTCCTGTTGCTTATGTCATGCACTGATGacataaagattttatttcttttttaattaattaattattgttgtgctggagtaCACTGTGAAATTTACCAAAGTTATtaccatatatcatagttgaattcaccctcttcagCATACTTTATcctcctctcattcctggaatagtttcagtaggtctcatttttttttcattttcacacatAAGGCCATAACATTCCCACTTTATTtcccctcctacaccttttccctacatcctcctgCATCTTACTGGTAGTAATTCCCCAGGagggcctgttttaccttcctgatctctgtttttgaaaaaagacagttttgtttgtctgagatagctatacaggaagtttcattgcaaCATTTCCGTGTATATAGGTAtcacaacctgaattggttcatttcctctctttttctcctttttaccttagtccccttcattttctttttattattgtgttgggtaagggcacatggtggcatttacaaaagttcttacaatatatcaaatatttcatacttgaattcactcctctaTCGTACTTAATTCAATACATATCCTTTTCAATACTGTTAATGGCTCTGGTGCAGTCTGGGATCAGAAAACAACCAAGTTCTTTGTATCTCACATGGAAGATTCCTTCATGGGATATGTGGGTatatggggtttattaaaagttaggaaaggacaatacaaaagggagcatagtGGGGTCCAGATGTAAGCTGGAAGCCAAGAGAGAATTGTTTTGCTCTTCATGTTCTTTTAAAACCTAAGACAATGTATGGGaagaggaaccaggtgattcccacccaataatcaatgagttgGGAGGGGCATGCAGGAACTGCAGTTCCTGGCCAGGTAAGAGTGGTTCTTGAACCAAAGCATGGCTAATCTTGTTATAGGGAATTTGtcttttctgctgatcttgttaaGCTTTAAGTACttctaaatcagagttcatttatgtatttgctcatgcaaaggtctcttaaaggaccaccttataactgtatTCTGTGTCtacactttatctaaatatggtacaaacatttacaaatttaAAGATGTAAAgttgtattaaaaatgaattagagCTCttttttatccaagagtgttacatttaaatcctgacagcccctgactcccacaggtaacctacctaggtgtggccttaaaggacagtctcactccctgagtcatgagtacctcaacccaatcttccatttccctcttccccctaccataaggcagcttagaactttcttgggagttcaggattttgcagaatttagatccctagataggcagtcc is a window encoding:
- the LOC109676225 gene encoding olfactory receptor 4P4-like, yielding MEYKNITEFVLLGLFSNNNMKASCSLLFSLCYLAILSGNLVILLTIKLSHLSEQPMYFFLSYLSFMDVCFTSTVAPNLIIDLLVQWNTISYNGCMAQMFYAHFFGATEIFILVVMAYDRYVAICRPLHYMVIMSRQVCYILMVAAVFGAFIHSLLHVLIIIELPFCGPNHIDHYFCDIFPLLKLACTDTRLLVIIVITTTGVMSILTFVALVISYIIILSTLRTHSSEGQRKALSTCGSHITVVFMFFLPLIFTYVPTAESVSNDKVFALFYTMIAPLFNPLIYTLRNTDMKNAMWKVWCYDKVFERN